gactatttccttcaattgcatacaaaattaaatctcaagataggccatgctattcaaacctccaatccatcaaaactatagcactaccctcctgacttctactgcttattaccttacgtacctgtttaggctaatcaccgctgattctcaaacttccactttcaagattttattatccactacacatggcgactcaacaatctctcttcaagttaaataaaatgtatataattctcccaactggacactcaaactccaaaggaaagtatagcctcaaaatttaaattcctgtgtgacctcgagtcacaattaattcttgaagatagtctcaacaataaatgccaaccatcaTTCCAATTgttaacccacttcaactgtacactccgatcaactcactaagaactcgaagttaaaatctattgaatttaatactatcacatctaatccacttcagtactcaccaaagccacttctctcaagccaaaaagagactaggatttgtactctccgaaatccatacaccctcaccaccactataaatggatctcatgtacccttagctaagatcaataatcattctaacgtataagtgatccatcacttccatttccaacattcgtaccttatcctcaaaataaacaaaatttcatttcccaaaacctgcatcatctatctcaactcggtatgaatcaatcctaaaacttgtcactataacctcgagctataacaattattgccaacccacattccattgagtaacacgcttcgactgaaccctccaatcgattcaccactatcacgtgtcaatctcatacgtccttagccgaaaccaatagtcattctaacgtacaagtaatccattactactatttccatcatctggacttatatccgcaaatcaacatgaatcattcctatatctgcttaacttatacccttaatatcagcaaatagttatcgcttaaagttttgtactgaaaatgaccttaaacctgctaataatccgttcccaaaagtctctagaacataaggtctcaacttcaatcgaatttaataccaacaattaaactattgcttccaaaacctcaatggatctatttcttccgaaccgacaaaaattatttcctaaaatcgattactacaaccttgagttaacaatagtcattttctgaactaagtcaatatctacaatcctcaaagaagtatatgagctaaatcattaccttccattctcaaagaaatgtaccccagaaaaatttcatattattaattaaactctgatcaaccccattttaatggttgcaaactaatcactctccagagtggatcaagctagcaccccaagtctgtaaaactaagaactcaactcttattataaattggtccttcaactctgcaattctaaatccttaaatcaaataagaataatttctagaatttctaagatcaatgagcttacaccccataatagaacaatcggctcccaaagcttttaaaatctaatacattaacggataataaatcattttctgaaatcctcgagattgatggctttaatccaaaacattcaccttaaaacttgtaaattttaaaaccccaattgccaccaaattgttcatccgaataagcaaaatttaaaacttgaaatttaattatttcccccgaaacttgtcgaacctaaaaccttaattaccaaaatcttatttcctaaaatctataaggcctcaaaccttagataaaattatcttaaaccaatcctgaaagttcgttgaacctacactctcctattctatagcctcattacataaattctacaaaacctaagacctcaaccatcttaagtgacttaaatctaactcccctccttagttgcaacttacattcctactcccaagagatCGCCTAACCCATGTTGTTCctttctagccacaatattataaaagtaacccacctctataaaattcaaccctactacaCTAAGTATTTATTCCTACCAACGACATTTTCGATAGTATCATCCTCCTATCATAGCATaatcctcaaccccactttttaactccggacaaaacaaaacaaaacaatttaaaacaaaataaataaaataacatatattcgaataactaaaacaaataaaacaacatactttcaattcaaataacatcaaatcaaaccaaaccaaatcaaatggaattaaatgaaataaattcaaatcaaataaaattgaataaaatcgaatcaagttaaagaaaaacaattcaaattaaataggtaaaataattttaactcgagcttttaaaactttctggtactccacctatgggacatatggttttacccataGTCGAACTGCTCTGATATCACCTGTGAcggccccaaatccccacgcacgatcacgggaaaatcgagacgtccggatgatgacatcacgggtcatcatcctatcgacgtgtgccaagtgtgtgaaaaagcgacgactgtgcacgagaaatacgcagctaaaagcaagtcaataactaagtaccagaatttttcttgtttagtacaaaactattcaaagcatacataaataaatattacaggacacaaacataattttaaactaaatacaaagcataaacttcagcaccccggcagagccgcatcctcgggctcagcctcctcctcctcatcctcaatctctgcaccaaaatctacggaaccaaaaatggtgccgcaggtaagtaaaatccaaacaccaccagataaaaacatatagaactcaaacaatatgcatgaagtgatgccaatgcccaaaacccataaaatcatatttttaccacgcacgcccaaaatcccatttggcccaaaaacatatcctttccaaatatcacgccaaaagtcacatttggcccatatccatctcaaaccattatctaattaatccgtatgcaccatgacctcccctaggggtcatccgcacaccctgggtccagtgccacaccgcaggttacgaccacgcatgtgacacctaacgagcgatgcccagttccgcaccccgcgcgttcgtagccaagcatcctctagccctcgccagcgaagggccacggagtcgatgcGTAGagtgatgcccggttccgcgcccggcgcgtttgtagccaagcatcccctagcccccgctcccgtcgtcgcccaacgacaactcaggggacgtcactcagtttattccgctcccgagtgaccagaggagctccaccgagataataccccatcccggcttggggtcgtgatacacacgcacccgaaaatccacttacgccaataaaacaggcttttctcaattaagtaaaaatgcatgtgcatgcaccatgtaaaatcgatattaatgcacaaaataatcaaccatccataaatcaacaaaaccaagcactccgtccacaacccatccgacctccgaactcctcggactcagtccagaatcagccaaccaacagataaatatttattgaatgagcaaaatatatttaaatctaaaagtagagtttggaagaTTGAGCTAAAATTACATCAAGCTCTGGACAGAGGAAGGATGATCAGCGTGCAGGGTGACAAAGTATGGATTCccatcaaatatgaaaaattaccaAAGGTTTGTTTTATGTGTGGTTACTTAGTCCATGCTGCTGATGGGTGCAAATCAAAAAGTGAGAATGTGTCTCGGCATGCTGAAAAGGTTCAACAATTTGGTCCATGGCTTCGTGCTTCTCCTATGTTTATTAAAAGGAATTACTCTAATGGGAGATTCAGCAATGGAGATGGCAAGAGGTGGAAGAAGGGTACAGTGGAGGGGCGGAATCTGACACTGAGTCAGCTAACCAGATTGGAGAAAATCCAGGATCCAATTCTAATTCAAATTctaattcaaatttgaatttgaatgagGATGAGAGTGTGGAGTTTGTTGCTTGTACAAATCTACAAGGTTTGGATAAGGGTGCTGTTATAAATGGAAAAAAGCTGGTTTCAACAGAAAAAGAAGGAATGGAAGTTTTGAATGAGGAGAATTCGATAAGGGTGGAGGAGATAGTTATGGCAGTAGTCAATCAGCATCCAGTTGTGCATAATGGAGATGCAAACAATGATGATGGGCTGGGCCGAATTTGGGCTCGGGTCTGGATGTCAACCCTATTATGGGGCccaatttttaaatgaattttttgagGAGAGTCCAGACAAGGCAAATGTGGTTAGTAGTGAAGGTCAGGCTGTGTTGTGTGCTAAGGAGAAAGGCCAAGTTTCAGGTAGGAGGGCTATGAATACTAGAGCGGGGTGGAAAAAAAGTGCTAGGGGGAAAGAGGTGcttagtgataaaatagaaatacaaaTTATGAAGAAAAGGGGGTTAGATGATGAGGAGGGAGGTGGTGAAAGAGAAGTCagcagaaaaaaattaaaaattactaaGGAGGGGGATTTTGTTGATACTAATATGAATTTGGCGGCGCTGCTCAAGATCAATGAAAACCTTGAGCTGGAATTGTCGGGGGCTTGGTAACCCCCGTGTAGTTCATGACCTTCACAAACTAGTGAAGGAAAAGGGACCAAACTTGGTTTTTTTGATGGAAACGAAGCTACATGCACATCGTTGGGACTACCTAAAGAGGAAATTGAAGTATGAGGGATGTTTTGTTGTGAATCCAGTAGGAAGAAGTGGAGGTTTGGTCTTGCTTTGGAAGCTTGAAACTGAGGTGACAATTCAGTCTTATTCTAGATTTCACATAAATGCTAGTATTAAGGATGATCAGGAGGATAAGGAGTGGCAGCTAACTGGCTTTTATGGCCATCCAGAAGTCAGTAAGAGGCAAGAATCATGGGATATTTTATTGTCCTTAAAACCTTCTAATTCTATGGCTTGGTTTTTttgtggggattttaatgaaatattagcTCAAGATGAAAAGAGAGGAGGAAATGTGCAAAGTGAAGCTCAGATGAACAAGTTCAGATATGTGGTAGAGAGGGGAGAATTATTTGATTTGGGATGGTCGGATTCCAAATTTACTTGGTGTAACAAACATAAAGATGACACTTTTACTGTAGAAAGATTGGACAGAGGACTAGCAAATAGAAATGGCTGGACTGTTTTCAATCTGTAAGGGTTGAAACTTTGGTGGCTAGAAGCTCGGATCACAGACCTTTGTGCTTTTATTTTGGGAAGCAACCTGCCTATATAAGAGGTTGCCAACAATTTTTTAAGTATGAAGTGTCATGGGGAAAAGATGAGGGGTGCAAAGAGATAATAAGTAAGGTATGGATGCAAGAGAGTTCAACCAACAACCCTGTTAGAGAAGTACCAAAAAACCTCAAGACTAGTAGAGGCTTTTTATCAAGATGGAAGAAAGAGCACAGTTCAGACTTGGGAAAGGAATTAAATATGAAGTCTGCTCTCCTTAAAAATTTGCAGGATGATGAAAATCAACATAATGAAGAGGAGATTGGGAGGTTACAAAATGATGTGGGGGTTCTTCTTCAGAAAGAGGATCTCAAATGGAGGCAAAGGGCAAAGAATCATTGGTATCAAGGAGGGGACAGAAATACAAGGTTTTTCCATGCAAGTGCAacccaaagaaagaaaaagaattttattaaacatATTAAGGATGCGGATGCAATTGTGAGAAGGGTCGAGTCTGAGATTGCTGATGCATTCAAGGATCATTTTCAAAAGATTTTTTCAACTATGAATCCAAAGGCAGAAGATATTGAGACCTGTTTGCAGAGTGTTGACATTAGAGTGACAAGAACAATGAATGAAGATCTTGTGGCTCCTTTTGTGCAAGAGGAGGTACTAGAGGCACTCCAACATATGGGGCCCTTCAAATCTCCTGGGCCAGACGGATTTGGGGCAGATTTTTATCAACATCATTGGGCAGTTGTGGGCCCTAAAGTATGCAGTGCTGTGCTAAATGTCTAAATGACGAAGGTATGCTAAGTGAATTAAACCTTACTAATATAGTGTTAATTCCAAAAGTAGAGGCTCATTTTTCTGTAAATGAGTTTAGACCTATTTCTTTATGCAATGTATTGTATAAGCTTATTGCAAAAGTTCTAGCAAATAGGCTTAAGCATGTTTTACCAAACATTATTTCTAGTCTGCAGAGTGCTTTTGTGCCTGGTAGATCTATTATTGACAATGTGATGGTGGCCTATGAGATCCTTCATACCATGAAAGCaagacaaaaaggaaaagaaggaagcATGGCCTTAAAGCTAGACATGTCTAAGGCTTACGATAGAATTGAGTGGACTTTTCTGAGGTCCATAATGAAGAAGCTGGGTTTCTGTGACAGATGGATCCAGTTGATTATGATTTGTGTAGAATCGGTTAGATATTCAGTTGTGGTAAATGGAAAGGTTGGTGATACTTTCATGCCCACTAGAGGTTTAAGGCAAGGTGACCCATtgtctccttatctttttatcttatGTGCTGAGGGACTGAGATCTATGTTGAGTAAAGCTGCTACAAATGGGAGACTTAAAGGGGTAGCTGCTGCTAGTGGAGGGACTCGAATTAATCATCTCctctttgctgatgattgtGTGATCTTCAGCAAGGCAAGTAAAGAGGAGTGGTTGGCTATACATGATCTTTTGCTTTTGTATGAAGTTTCTTTAGGCCAAAAGCTAAATAGAGAGAAGACAGCAATCCTTTTTAGTTCCAATACAAGTGAGCTGGTTCAAGAGGAAATTATTTCTGAGGCTGGTGAAATTGTTTGTGGAGATTATGGaaaatatcttggtcttccaaCCATGATTGGAAGATCAAAGTATGAAACTTTTAGGAGTATAAAAGAAAGGGTGTGGAGGAAGATTAGAAGCTGGAAAAATTCCTTTTTATCGAGTGCAAGTCGAGAGGTGTTAATTAAGGCTGTATTACAGTCTATTCCTACTTATTCGATGAATGTGTTCAGATTTACAAGGAAGCTGTGCAAAGTCATCAACTCCATGATTGCAAATTTTTGGTGGAGTGGTAATAAAGACAGTAGGGGTATTCATTGGAAGGGTTGGGATAAAATgggtgaaaataaaaagaatggtGGGATGGGGTTTAGGGATATTGATGTTTTTAATAGGGCTATGTTAGCCAAACAAGGTTGGATGTTGCAAACCAATGTTGAGTCTTTGGCAGCTAGAATTTTTAAGGAGAAGTATTTCAGTAAAAGCCAATTTATAGATGCAAAGATTGGATATAAACCCTCTTTCATATGGAGAAGCTTATTACATGCACAAGACCTGGTCAAAGCAGGAATGGTGTGGAGAGTGGGTAATGGAAAAAGTATATCTATATGGAACAATAAATGGCTTCCTAATGGTTCAGATTTCAAAGTTAGATCACCTATTAATACATTACCTGCAGACTCGAAGGTAAGCTCCCTTATCTTTGAGGATCTTCATTGCTGGAATGAGAGGTTGGTAGGTGATATGTTTAGTAAGGAAGAGGCTGCTCAGATATGCAGTATACCTTTAAGTTGGCATGGTGAGGAAGATAGAATTTTATGGGGCTTTACTAAGGATGGCAGGTTTTCTGTGAGAAGTGCCTATCATTTAGGCAATGACATGGGAAGATCGAGGCTTGGGAATGTTCTAGTAGACAAACTCAGCAACAAATTTGGGAAGGGGTTTGGAGTCTAAATGTTCCTAATCCTACAAAACAGTTTGTGTGGAAGGCACTGAAAGGCATATTACCAACAAGGCAGAACCTAGTGcagagaaaaataatagaagATGCTACTTGTAATATCTGTCATGGAGATGTAGAAACAGTATGTCATGTGCTATGGTCCTGTCCAGCTGCAAGTGATGTATGGGCTGAAAGTGGAAGTGGACTTCAGAAATGGATATGTGAAGAAAAAGATTTTTTCCAGGTGTGGTCTGATATGCAGACCAGATTGCAGCAGAGCAAATTAGAAGAGGTAGCCATGATTTTGAGAGGGCTGTGGACAAGGAGGAATATGATGATTTTTGAAGGGAAATTCAAAAAACCAAGTAAAGTTCTCAATGAAGCACTGACCAGTCTTAGAAACTATAAGAGTGCTCATGCTGAACTAAACCAGATGAAGGGGCCTATGCATCAGACAAGGAAAGATACAAAATGGATGCCACCAGATGAAGGAATTTCAAAGATAAACTTTGATGCGGCTATTGACAAGACTAATTATAGATTGGGATTGGGCATAGCAGGAACGAATCATGTGGGAGAGGTTCtgttttcttttagttgttcaaAATTGTTTAGTGGTAGCTCTGATATGGGTGAAGCAGCGGCTCTCTGGAGAGCTATGGAACTTGTTATGGAGCTGGATGTCAGGAATGTAGTGTTTGAAGGAGACGCTAACAGGGTGATAAAAGGGGTAACAGATGTACGGGGAAATTATGCACGGATGGAGCAGATGTATGCTAATATTCGAAGCAGGTTGAGTTTGAGGCCTAACTAGTCTATGAATTTCATACATAGAGAAGGGAATTGTGTGGCTCATGAATTGGCTAAGAGAGCTTTAAGAATGGAAGGGGAATGGTGCTGGATTGAGGAAGGACCTTCAGAGACCATTAGTTTAATTGCTAGTGAAATGGCTTGTATTAGTGAAGAGAATTCAGTGAGTTAGTGATTATAGAGATGTTAAGGTTATGTTGCTGCAATGTAACTCTTTTACTATGAATGAATGAGGCATTTTTGttggtttcaaaaaaaaaattccaatacaactttttcaaatcccaatacaaaaataatatattctaataatattttatttaacttattttaactcatctcatctcatctctgaaaacaaacgaggctaaattatatagtatatatagttttaacatatactaataataatattgggtgtattatgtgtatatttatatattgctaTAATTATCTATTGAAAAAAGCTGGGTGCAGTCTCGGGATGTAAGCAGCGTGCAAACGGCTGCTAACCTGGCATTAAGTTAAAACGGAGCATTTTGGTGAAGCTAGCCCCAGCTATGTCGTTTCATTGATCAGGGTAAATAGCTCGGGATCTTTTCTCTCTCGTCTATCTTATTCCCGagatcttttctctttctctctctcaaatcttttctctctcGTCTATCTTATTCCCAAGATCTTTACTCTTTCTCTCTCGGCCCTTTCAGCGTCAAGTTCACTCTCATTCCTCCTCTCAGTATCTCCCTTCTCGCATGAAATCTGGAAAACCTCTCCAGCCCACGTCCCTTTTCCTTTCCAATTTCAGTCTCTCGAATCTCTCATTAGATTTTGCACGATCTGCAGTTTTTGGAGGTGTTCTCGCCGGATCCCCCTTTTTCTTCCCTCCAGACCCACGAGTATAGCTTCGTCTTCCTCCGTTCATCTTCCCGAGCTCCAATCGAAGACCGAAACCTCTCCAAAAATCtaaccgaaaccctaaccctagatCTAACTGTAACCGTTACCCTAGATCTAACCCTaatcctaaccctaaccctaaccctaacccttcaTCCTGAAACTGGTAATCAGTTGCCTCTGTCCAGGTTATTTCATATTTCTGTAACATTGTAGTTTTCTATTTCTTCAATATCTGTAGTTTTGTATTTTctgtattttatttcatatttctgTATTATTGTAGTTTTCTATTttctgtattttatttaaaatttctgtATTATTGTAGTTttctattatttcatatttgattGATGCTATTAGTAGTGCTTATGAGTCGCAGATATTGTTCTCGGGTTTGATTGATGCTATTAGTAGTGTTTATGAGTCTCAAATGTTGCTCTCGGGTTTGATTGATGCTATTAGCAGTGTTTATTAGTCTCAGATGTTGTTCTCGGGTTCCATTGATGCTAGTAGCAGTGTTTACTGGAATTCAGTAGTTGTTCTCGGGTTTGACTATTTGCTAGTAGCAGTGTTTATTTTTCCTAATCTATGCAACTTTTCCATCTATTAAACCATGATGTGCTGTGGAGCAGTTGTTCCACAGTACATCATGGTAGAATGCATTTGGGAGCCTGGATATCGGCTCACATGATCTGTATGTTGTATTGGTTATGACACCctctttattatattataaaagttaaagTCAACAGACCAATGTAGAAAGAACTGATCATATCCCTAGTTCGTGtgaactgatttttttttttttatataagctaTAGTTTTCAATTAAATCTGAGGTGAACCCACATGGTTTAGAACAATTCGATGTGGAATTttcaaaatggtgtaaaatcaGTAATATGCATAAAAGTGCATTGTAGTCATATGCAATTGGATATGTGTGCCTTTCCATTTTGACTACATGTGTATCTTTTGATATGTGTGCATTTCCATCATGACCCAATCTATGTTAGAATGTCATCCTCATCACTGTCTTCCTCATGTTCTGGCAAACGTAATTTGGGTCAACCAATGTGCTTATGTGAGCAAGAAGCTATATTGAGATACTCAAATACCACAAGAAATCCAAGAAGACCCTTCTTTGGGTGTCCAAAGTACAACACAGAGGTAAGTTATTCACTCATTATCTCGATTTGGCAAATAATATGATTAATATTGTCTAAATCTAACATCTTTTATATATGTCAAAAATATTCAGGGATTATCACATTGTAACTACTTCAAGTGGGCAGATAGTGATAGTGATAAATGCGAAGAGTGTGATCTACGAGCaaggaaaaatgaaattgaaaggaaggagagagagcTGGAGACAAGAGTCGGTGAGATTGAGAAGATGGAGTTTCAGCTTCGGATGAGAGTAGCCCAAgttgagaagagagagatggagcAATCCAGTAGAGATGAGGCATTTTTGAAAAAGGAGTTGTTGCTTTTTGAGCAAGAAGCAAGACTAAGACGTTCACGCATATTGCTCCGTCTTTTTTGGGCTTTTGTAGTTGCTGTCTTTTGTTACCAAGTGATTTGGTAATGGTTTAtatggtgtttggagtttaagTGTTAGTAGTTTATTCTGAATGTACAGAAACTGTCCATAATAGTCTAATAGTTTGACTTTTTGTAAGTGTTCGAATTGATGTAATTTAAGCTTTGTATCATGCTTGTCCTATATCTGACAGTTGGTATCGATTTTATTTGGCAAGCTATGTATCATGCAAACATATACCAAGCATGTTGGTATGCTTATTACCTTTTCCACCTAATGTAATCTATTTATGATGATTTATTGTTTATCTTAAAAAATTGCCTTATCTAGACTCAGTTTGTCTTTGAACCTGTTTGAGTGTGATCTGAGCCGAACCCATGATATTGCGTTTACAAGTCTATGCCGTGTACAAGCAgcgttttcctttttcttttctttttgaatacACCCTACTTGAAAAGAATTGCATCCTTTCCATTTCTAGACTTAGTTCTTATATGAAATATATCATacccaattttttttgttatgtataCATAGGCATACGTGCATGGCTGTGGGAAGAGGCATATGAACCCAACCTGTTTTGCATCTTATCATGCCAAAATAGCTCCAGCACGTGCACAAGTATATTACTGGAattcttttcaaatttgtaatGAAATTTAAAGCTCTCCATCAATACAGTTGAATAAAATGGTCGAAGAGTAATAACCAACTCCTTTAGAAAAAAACCATGGATACTATTTACACTGTTATTCCATCATCTGTATGACTTAACTATCCACATACATCCATAATCTGTCATCCCATCCTATATTACTCACAAAAAATTCTCCCACTAACCTTAACCTTTCTATCCACATACATCAATGAAGTACACAAAACCATATTGTCTACATCTTCCCATTTTCGGGAATTACCAACTAATATATACCTAATGGCTATTAAAAACTTAACTaattttcagaaaatatttgGCACACATTTTTACATTTTACATCCCATACCAATGAATCTCCTCTTGGTAAGCTTCATTAAACTcatcctttttgcacatgattttGACCGGTTAATGCCCAGGAAGGTTGGGTTGTGTGCCATCCAAcccaaaataaatctataatatgTGAAAAAAAATCTCATCACGTATATGCCTACACAAATCCACATAATTATGCAAAGTTCAGAGATTGTACACTTTCTTGGCTCTCCATCACTGATTCTCGCTGATGGATTCCACTACTCTCGAAAGCAGGGCTGTCTAGGACAGGCTGTTTATAACACATGAAATTTCATAAGAATACAAATTTAGACCAACCAAGAAACTGTATAACTCACAAAAATTTCAGGTTCTATACAAATTTAGACCAACCAAGAAAAGGAATATAACTCATAAAAATTTCATCAGAATACAAAATTAGACCAACCAAGAAAGTGTATAACAGATTCCCATCTATTTATCATACCGGCACTTGTCCAGGAGCTATGGTATTATCTACATCTGATGGCTCGAAAAAATTGATGCACGTCCCCAAGCATGTTGTATCTCCTTCATCAAATATATTCCTTCGCGTCCCCAGGGGTGctttttctccttcctctcGCTAATAATAACCGTCAAAGTTTTTGAACTCAATGGAAATTAACGTGTATAAATAACATCTAAAGTAACcgtgcataaaaataaaatatatctcaCACAAATGTTGAGATAGTTACCTCTTTGCATTTTCCTCCCTGTTGTGATTTCTTTTGTTTCGCTTTAACCTTCCGCATGTCTGTCTCCATCCAGGAGGCTCTCCGAAGGGATGGAGGTCTTCCTTTCCCCCTGACAATCCTTGGACTCTTGACTTGTTGTGAACTACCAACTGTAGTAGTATCCATTGTCGACAAATCAGGTTCTGGTCCTATTTGATCCAAGTAGATGTTAAATAGGATATAACAATAAGTATCCTATTGGAATTCCTCTTTTCTAATTATAAAGAACAATTTATAGTAGTTTTCATTGCCATCAAACCTGTTTGCATCATAGAAAAGGAGCTTTGGTTCAGACGTTAAGCTTCAGTCATCTCCAGTATCCGCTTCTTTGCA
This genomic interval from Carya illinoinensis cultivar Pawnee chromosome 10, C.illinoinensisPawnee_v1, whole genome shotgun sequence contains the following:
- the LOC122278481 gene encoding uncharacterized protein LOC122278481 is translated as MTKLIAKVLANRLKHVLPNIISSLQSAFVPGRSIIDNVMVAYEILHTMKARQKGKEGSMALKLDMSKAYDRIEWTFLRSIMKKLGFCDRWIQLIMICVESVRYSVVVNGKVGDTFMPTRGLRQGDPLSPYLFILCAEGLRSMLSKAATNGRLKGVAAASGGTRINHLLFADDCVIFSKASKEEWLAIHDLLLLYEVSLGQKLNREKTAILFSSNTSELVQEEIISEAGEIVCGDYGKYLGLPTMIGRSKYETFRSIKERVWRKIRSWKNSFLSSASREVLIKAVLQSIPTYSMNVFRFTRKLCKVINSMIANFWWSGNKDSRGIHWKGWDKMGENKKNGGMGFRDIDVFNRAMLAKQGWMLQTNVESLAARIFKEKYFSKSQFIDAKIGYKPSFIWRSLLHAQDLVKAGMVWRVGNGKSISIWNNKWLPNGSDFKVRSPINTLPADSKVSSLIFEDLHCWNERLVGDMFSKEEAAQICSIPLSWHGEEDRILWGFTKDGRFSVRSAYHLGNDMGRSRLGNALKGILPTRQNLVQRKIIEDATCNICHGDVETVCHVLWSCPAASDVWAESGSGLQKWICEEKDFFQVWSDMQTRLQQSKLEEVAMILRGLWTRRNMMIFEGKFKKPSKVLNEALTSLRNYKSAHAELNQMKGPMHQTRKDTKWMPPDEGISKINFDAAIDKTNYRLGLGIAGTNHVGEVLFSFSCSKLFSGSSDMGEAAALWRAMELVMELDVRNVVFEGDANRVIKGVTDVRGNYARMEQMYANIRSREGNCVAHELAKRALRMEGEWCWIEEGPSETISLIASEMACISEENSFSIISYLIDAISSAYESQILFSGLIDAISSVYESQMLLSGLIDAISSVY